A window of Streptomyces marispadix contains these coding sequences:
- a CDS encoding alpha/beta fold hydrolase, producing the protein MATVAAMPEMKALNVGPSGIEIAYERFGELDTPPVLLIMGAGAQMINWPDGFCQELVARGMQVIRFDNRDAGRSTHFSEAPVPDFTAAMAGDVSTASYTLSDMAGDAIGLLDVLGLGSVHVVGASMGGMIAQVVALEAPDRVRSLTSMMSTTGAPDVGQADMSVFAELGRPPQDRDAFVEWHVRAMRIAASPKFEFDAAAAAKQAGRIYDRGYDILGFHRQGIAVLATGDLTPRLTRLRVPTLVVHGTADPLFDISGGRATAAAIPHAELVTVDGMAHSLPRELWPELATHIARLVNRAEADTVPDA; encoded by the coding sequence TTGGCTACCGTCGCGGCCATGCCAGAAATGAAAGCGCTGAATGTCGGCCCGTCAGGAATCGAGATCGCCTACGAGCGCTTCGGTGAGCTCGATACGCCGCCGGTCCTGCTGATCATGGGCGCCGGTGCACAGATGATCAACTGGCCGGATGGGTTCTGCCAGGAGCTCGTGGCCCGCGGGATGCAGGTGATCCGGTTCGACAATCGTGACGCCGGCCGGTCTACGCACTTCTCCGAAGCGCCCGTGCCGGATTTCACGGCGGCGATGGCCGGTGACGTCTCCACGGCGTCCTACACGCTGTCGGACATGGCGGGCGACGCGATCGGTCTGCTCGATGTGCTGGGGTTGGGCAGCGTGCACGTCGTAGGTGCCTCGATGGGCGGGATGATCGCGCAAGTGGTCGCGCTGGAGGCCCCGGACCGGGTTCGTTCGTTGACGTCGATGATGTCCACCACCGGTGCACCCGACGTGGGGCAGGCCGATATGTCGGTGTTCGCCGAGTTGGGAAGACCGCCGCAGGACCGGGACGCCTTCGTCGAGTGGCACGTGCGCGCCATGCGGATCGCCGCGTCGCCGAAGTTCGAGTTCGACGCGGCCGCGGCAGCCAAGCAGGCCGGACGGATCTACGACCGTGGCTACGACATCCTCGGCTTCCACCGCCAGGGCATCGCAGTCCTGGCGACAGGCGACCTCACGCCGCGGCTGACGAGACTGCGGGTTCCCACGCTGGTGGTGCACGGCACCGCCGACCCCCTGTTCGACATCAGCGGCGGGCGGGCCACCGCGGCCGCTATCCCGCACGCCGAGCTTGTGACCGTCGACGGCATGGCCCACAGCCTCCCGAGGGAGCTGTGGCCCGAACTCGCCACGCACATCGCCCGTCTGGTCAACCGCGCCGAGGCCGACACGGTCCCCGACGCCTGA
- a CDS encoding LodA/GoxA family CTQ-dependent oxidase: MDGRIVQVKIHPAIGVARIGNSDEAPFIGPESPDQEPGEPGSYKDASGAIRRQAARFRVYGYNAAGEVVRELKPGDSGVSEIRWTVHLANKKAAWYQFHVPLDIPEGKTLAATQYARRNADVAGADRRKLVIDPGSRTVRGSAAEAQKFDTGKIMGKAVYLGEISTRSDGRLLVLGGRGNSASYKNKPITGVANNDTWYDDVADGPVTAKVSIDGRELTASPAWVVVGPPDYAPGVKSVRTLYDLLFDVFVEAGSLTRPQTISFADHIEPILRRFSELQWVNHGFATQFGRQGPNFFLDPALRKRLSDPSERNRELRRQMYVALRDYGRDGKSPLPWPWLYGDAMAGKPNSVRQHIKLSPVQDWMLQRWADGAFEAEPLRHPRPVADEAPVAEQPGLLDRAALEHCAAEAFHPGCEVTWPIRHTTMFAEPFRILHRAPGTSEPDFGPTLTPQEAAVKNGPLYAQGPGDLTRWMAAPWQADTASCRSGYEVVANLGPRYSPYLPTFWPAHVPNHVLKAEDFETVNTPPSDGDDSAREKAFERRATWLRGLNGNMNQQRAQMIKDWPKLGIVEVREYTVGDGKFPDRIQVESHPGAPLDEAMNTANLVNLQVPEAGSAVLAAAAGTWPEERPEPETVEAEHVARAVSEAAEATGYSEEEIAAGYLERLDPFHDAL, from the coding sequence GTGGACGGTCGAATAGTGCAGGTGAAGATCCACCCGGCCATAGGCGTCGCCCGCATCGGCAACAGCGACGAGGCACCCTTCATCGGCCCGGAATCACCGGATCAGGAACCAGGGGAACCCGGCTCGTACAAGGACGCGTCCGGAGCGATCCGCAGACAGGCCGCACGTTTCCGGGTGTACGGCTACAACGCCGCGGGGGAAGTCGTACGGGAGTTGAAGCCGGGCGACTCGGGTGTCTCCGAGATCCGGTGGACGGTGCACCTGGCGAACAAGAAGGCCGCCTGGTACCAGTTCCATGTGCCGCTCGACATCCCTGAGGGGAAGACGCTCGCGGCCACGCAATACGCCCGGAGGAACGCCGACGTCGCCGGTGCCGACCGTAGGAAGCTGGTGATCGACCCCGGAAGCCGGACCGTTCGCGGCTCGGCGGCCGAGGCGCAGAAGTTCGACACCGGCAAGATCATGGGCAAGGCGGTGTATCTGGGGGAGATCTCCACCCGTTCCGACGGCCGCCTCTTGGTGCTCGGCGGCAGGGGGAATTCCGCCTCGTACAAGAACAAGCCGATCACGGGAGTCGCCAACAACGACACCTGGTACGACGATGTGGCCGACGGGCCGGTGACGGCCAAGGTCAGTATCGACGGCAGGGAGTTGACCGCCAGCCCGGCCTGGGTGGTGGTGGGCCCACCTGACTACGCGCCAGGCGTCAAGTCCGTTCGCACCCTCTACGATCTGCTCTTCGACGTGTTCGTGGAGGCCGGTTCGCTGACCCGCCCGCAGACGATCTCTTTCGCCGACCACATCGAGCCGATTCTGCGGCGATTCTCCGAACTCCAGTGGGTCAACCACGGCTTCGCGACCCAATTCGGCCGGCAGGGCCCCAACTTCTTCCTCGACCCCGCGTTGCGGAAACGGCTCTCCGACCCTTCCGAGCGCAACCGCGAACTGCGCCGCCAGATGTACGTAGCCCTGCGCGACTACGGCCGCGACGGCAAGTCACCGCTGCCGTGGCCCTGGCTCTACGGCGACGCCATGGCCGGCAAGCCGAACTCCGTGCGTCAGCACATCAAACTGTCCCCGGTGCAGGACTGGATGCTCCAGCGCTGGGCCGACGGCGCGTTCGAGGCCGAGCCGCTGCGGCACCCCCGCCCCGTGGCCGATGAAGCACCCGTCGCGGAGCAGCCGGGACTGCTGGACCGCGCGGCCCTGGAACACTGTGCCGCCGAGGCGTTCCACCCGGGCTGCGAGGTCACCTGGCCCATCAGGCATACGACGATGTTCGCCGAGCCCTTCCGCATCCTGCACCGCGCGCCGGGCACCTCGGAGCCGGACTTCGGGCCGACGCTCACCCCGCAGGAGGCGGCCGTCAAGAACGGTCCCCTCTACGCGCAAGGGCCCGGTGACCTCACGCGCTGGATGGCCGCCCCATGGCAGGCCGACACCGCGAGCTGCCGCTCCGGCTACGAGGTGGTGGCCAACCTCGGCCCCCGCTACAGCCCGTATCTGCCGACCTTCTGGCCTGCCCATGTGCCCAACCACGTGCTCAAGGCGGAGGACTTCGAGACGGTCAACACGCCACCGTCCGACGGTGACGACAGCGCCCGCGAGAAGGCGTTCGAACGTCGGGCGACCTGGCTGCGCGGCCTCAACGGGAACATGAACCAGCAGCGCGCCCAGATGATCAAGGACTGGCCGAAGCTCGGGATCGTCGAGGTCCGCGAATACACCGTCGGCGACGGGAAGTTCCCCGACCGCATACAGGTCGAGTCACACCCGGGAGCACCGCTCGACGAGGCGATGAACACGGCGAACCTCGTCAACTTGCAGGTGCCCGAGGCGGGTTCGGCCGTGCTGGCCGCCGCGGCGGGCACCTGGCCCGAGGAGAGGCCCGAACCCGAGACGGTCGAGGCCGAGCACGTCGCACGCGCCGTCAGCGAGGCCGCGGAGGCGACCGGCTACAGCGAGGAGGAGATCGCCGCCGGATATCTGGAGAGACTCGACCCCTTTCACGATGCGTTGTGA
- a CDS encoding NAD(P)/FAD-dependent oxidoreductase produces MGTDSGAGIYDVVVAGGGPAGCAAALTLARAGRTVLLADAGTGPPKLGETLVPAGRLLLGDLGVADLPVAGLGVADTGVAERVPGRGHLPCYGNLSAWGSAELHAVDFVNDPHGHGWHLERPLFDRQLRDASRAAGAEVAEGTAVRDAVRHAVRRSAPGGWSLSLRAARTVPGSGTAERAVRCRWLIDATGRAARIAVRAGARRRIHDRLTAVHTILEANSRDTDRRSLVESDENGWWYTALQPSGGRLVAYFTDADLPAAAHTARHFGRRMLATRHVSRSVRPHEQSIPSAAPPRRVAAHTAELDRIYGDGWIAAGDAAVAFDPLSSQGVLTALYTGLSAGEAVDACLNRTGSGPSRMDIGEEAVLADYARKVSETRTAYLRGHRVVHAQESRWPHRTFWARRHAHLTDPLLHSRPPETPLPTAGKDQFP; encoded by the coding sequence GTGGGCACGGACTCCGGCGCCGGGATCTACGACGTGGTCGTGGCGGGCGGCGGCCCGGCAGGCTGCGCGGCGGCGCTGACGCTCGCGAGGGCAGGCCGTACGGTCCTGCTCGCGGACGCCGGCACCGGCCCGCCGAAGCTGGGTGAAACCCTCGTGCCCGCGGGCCGGTTGCTGCTCGGGGACCTCGGTGTCGCCGACCTCCCGGTTGCCGGCCTCGGTGTCGCGGACACCGGTGTCGCCGAACGCGTGCCCGGTCGGGGTCATCTGCCCTGCTACGGCAATCTCTCGGCGTGGGGCTCGGCGGAGCTGCACGCCGTGGACTTCGTCAACGATCCGCACGGCCACGGCTGGCACCTCGAACGGCCGCTGTTCGACCGGCAGTTGCGCGACGCCTCGCGTGCGGCCGGGGCAGAGGTCGCCGAGGGCACGGCGGTACGCGATGCGGTGCGGCACGCGGTACGGCGCTCGGCGCCCGGCGGCTGGTCCCTGTCGCTGCGAGCCGCCCGTACCGTTCCCGGTTCCGGGACCGCTGAACGTGCGGTGCGCTGCCGCTGGTTGATCGACGCCACCGGCCGCGCCGCCCGTATCGCCGTAAGGGCCGGGGCGCGCCGACGAATCCATGACCGGCTGACCGCCGTCCATACGATCCTGGAGGCGAACTCGCGCGACACAGACCGCCGTTCACTCGTCGAGTCCGACGAGAACGGGTGGTGGTACACCGCCTTGCAGCCCTCGGGCGGCCGCCTGGTCGCCTACTTCACCGACGCCGACCTGCCCGCCGCCGCGCACACGGCACGCCACTTCGGGCGGCGGATGCTGGCCACCCGCCATGTGTCCCGCTCGGTCCGCCCTCACGAGCAGTCCATCCCAAGTGCCGCCCCTCCCCGCCGAGTCGCCGCGCACACCGCCGAACTGGACCGGATCTACGGGGACGGCTGGATCGCCGCCGGGGACGCGGCCGTCGCATTCGACCCGCTCTCCTCCCAGGGCGTACTCACCGCCCTCTACACGGGGTTGAGCGCGGGCGAGGCCGTCGACGCCTGTCTGAACCGTACGGGCAGCGGTCCAAGCCGTATGGACATCGGCGAGGAGGCGGTCCTCGCCGACTACGCGCGGAAGGTGTCGGAGACGCGAACCGCGTATCTGCGCGGCCACCGAGTCGTCCACGCCCAGGAGAGCCGCTGGCCCCACCGCACCTTCTGGGCGCGGCGCCACGCACACCTGACCGATCCCCTCCTTCACTCCCGCCCTCCCGAAACGCCGCTACCGACCGCAGGAAAGGACCAGTTCCCATGA
- a CDS encoding PaaI family thioesterase, protein MTMEAQGQGLFWDVQAGRIPPPAAAVTLGWELIAVDPEHGTIEVAFQAGEQFLNPAGVVQGGFLAAMLDDTLGPALVATLPAGQFAPTLDLHVQFLRPASPGRLVGRGRVAQRGNEVCFLAGELVDPDGKTVAVATATARIKNVS, encoded by the coding sequence ATGACCATGGAAGCGCAGGGGCAGGGCCTGTTCTGGGATGTTCAGGCCGGGCGAATCCCGCCACCAGCCGCAGCGGTGACCCTGGGCTGGGAATTGATCGCCGTCGATCCCGAGCACGGGACCATCGAGGTCGCCTTTCAGGCAGGCGAACAGTTCCTGAACCCGGCAGGGGTGGTTCAAGGCGGCTTCCTGGCCGCCATGCTCGACGACACGCTGGGCCCGGCGCTGGTCGCGACCCTGCCCGCCGGGCAGTTCGCGCCGACCTTGGATCTCCATGTCCAGTTCCTCCGCCCTGCCAGCCCAGGGCGTCTTGTCGGCCGAGGACGTGTCGCACAACGCGGCAACGAGGTGTGTTTCTTGGCTGGAGAACTCGTCGACCCCGACGGGAAGACCGTTGCCGTGGCGACCGCAACCGCACGGATCAAGAATGTTTCCTGA
- a CDS encoding helix-turn-helix domain-containing protein, translating into MAEFDDVLEGVGPRLRALRVERGATLTQLAKNTGISVSTLSRLESGQRKPTLELLLPLARAHQVPLDELVDAPETGDPRVRAKPIKRHGRTFVPLTRRPGGVQAFKVIVPPHDPPEPYEPKVHEGYEWIYVLSGRLYLVLGNRELDLKPGEVVEFDTRTPHVIANRGDQPVEMLGLFGPQGERMHVRSGA; encoded by the coding sequence ATGGCAGAGTTCGACGACGTACTCGAAGGGGTCGGTCCCCGGCTGCGCGCACTGCGCGTGGAGCGGGGCGCGACCCTGACGCAACTGGCGAAGAACACCGGCATCTCGGTCAGCACCCTGTCCCGGCTGGAATCCGGACAGCGCAAGCCCACCCTGGAACTGCTCCTGCCGCTGGCCCGCGCCCATCAGGTGCCGCTCGACGAGCTGGTCGACGCACCGGAGACGGGCGATCCGCGAGTGCGGGCGAAACCGATCAAGCGGCACGGCCGCACATTCGTCCCCCTGACCCGGCGGCCGGGCGGCGTGCAGGCGTTCAAGGTGATCGTGCCGCCGCACGACCCGCCCGAGCCGTACGAGCCGAAGGTCCACGAGGGCTACGAGTGGATCTACGTGCTGTCCGGCCGGCTGTACCTCGTCCTCGGCAACCGGGAACTCGACCTCAAGCCGGGCGAGGTCGTCGAGTTCGACACCCGCACCCCGCACGTCATCGCCAACCGCGGCGACCAACCCGTGGAGATGCTGGGGCTTTTCGGGCCCCAGGGCGAACGGATGCACGTCAGGTCGGGGGCCTGA
- a CDS encoding NAD(P)/FAD-dependent oxidoreductase: MDNEPTGTHIDESYDVVVVGGGAAGLSAALVLGRSRRSVLVIDAGEPRNAAADHMHNYLGREGARPAELLESGREEVGLYGVEVRAGRVSSAVRDGGGFELGLDGGGLVSARRLVLATGVVDVLPDVPGLAERFGRDVLHCPYCHGWEVADMPLGVVASGPDCVERALLFRQWSSDVVILLNGRTAPEGDDAEKLAARGIRCVPGEIARVVVEDDSLTGVELAHGEIVHRRALVVTTDPVPDTALLDAVGGPETPGLKVVGNAATPYAGVIASAADGMTAGTFLNHELIVEETAAAVAKHRKHGEHRKHGEHGKQEEHGEHGKNRKQHLKEAA; the protein is encoded by the coding sequence ATGGACAACGAACCGACAGGAACGCACATCGACGAGTCGTACGACGTGGTCGTCGTCGGCGGCGGGGCCGCCGGGCTGAGTGCCGCGCTGGTGCTGGGAAGGTCCCGGCGCTCGGTGCTGGTGATCGACGCCGGCGAGCCCCGTAACGCGGCCGCGGACCATATGCACAACTACCTGGGCAGGGAGGGCGCGAGACCGGCCGAGCTGCTGGAGTCGGGCCGCGAGGAGGTCGGGCTGTACGGCGTGGAGGTGCGCGCGGGCCGGGTCTCCTCCGCGGTACGCGACGGCGGCGGCTTCGAGTTGGGCCTCGACGGCGGCGGCCTCGTGTCCGCCCGGCGGCTGGTGCTCGCCACCGGCGTCGTCGACGTGCTGCCGGACGTGCCGGGGCTGGCGGAGCGCTTCGGCCGTGACGTGCTGCACTGCCCGTACTGCCACGGCTGGGAGGTGGCCGACATGCCGCTCGGGGTCGTGGCGAGCGGCCCGGACTGCGTCGAGCGGGCCCTGCTGTTCCGGCAGTGGAGCAGTGATGTGGTCATCCTGCTCAACGGCCGTACCGCCCCGGAGGGTGACGACGCCGAGAAGCTCGCCGCACGCGGCATCCGCTGTGTGCCGGGCGAGATCGCACGGGTCGTCGTCGAGGACGACTCGCTCACCGGCGTCGAGCTGGCCCACGGCGAGATCGTGCACCGCAGGGCGCTGGTGGTCACCACCGACCCGGTGCCCGACACCGCGCTGCTCGACGCCGTAGGCGGCCCGGAGACCCCCGGTCTGAAGGTCGTCGGCAACGCGGCCACCCCGTACGCCGGGGTCATCGCCTCGGCCGCCGACGGCATGACCGCGGGGACCTTCCTCAACCACGAACTCATAGTCGAGGAGACCGCGGCGGCCGTCGCGAAGCACCGGAAGCACGGCGAGCACCGGAAGCACGGGGAGCACGGCAAGCAAGAGGAGCACGGCGAACACGGGAAGAACCGGAAACAGCACCTGAAGGAAGCCGCCTGA
- a CDS encoding class I SAM-dependent methyltransferase — MSDHAHHLTDEEAAIFEPPSWEERYSGEGSYWSGDPNPQLVAEVSGLTPGTALDVGCGEGGDVIWLARQGWKVTGADFAANGLARAARHAEEAHVADRIDWWQVDARAFAADGRSYDLVTTHFLHPPDGGMVEVTRRLSEAVAPGGHLLVVGHAPSEVFTQLTANQRRAMFVAEDLLPGLPEGFDVLVAEQRPRRVVRDGVTVDIDDSTLFARRTA, encoded by the coding sequence ATGAGCGACCACGCACACCACCTCACCGATGAGGAGGCGGCCATCTTCGAGCCGCCGAGCTGGGAGGAGCGCTACTCCGGCGAGGGAAGCTACTGGAGCGGCGACCCCAACCCGCAGTTGGTCGCCGAGGTTTCGGGCCTGACCCCGGGCACGGCGCTCGACGTCGGCTGCGGCGAGGGTGGCGACGTGATCTGGCTCGCCCGGCAGGGCTGGAAGGTCACCGGCGCGGACTTCGCCGCCAACGGCCTTGCCCGCGCCGCCCGTCACGCGGAGGAGGCCCACGTCGCCGACCGCATCGACTGGTGGCAGGTCGACGCCCGTGCCTTCGCCGCCGACGGGCGCTCCTACGATCTGGTCACCACCCATTTCCTGCACCCGCCGGACGGCGGGATGGTCGAGGTGACGCGGCGCCTGTCCGAGGCGGTAGCGCCCGGCGGTCACCTCCTGGTCGTGGGTCACGCCCCGTCCGAGGTGTTCACCCAACTCACCGCGAACCAGCGCAGGGCGATGTTCGTCGCCGAGGACCTGCTGCCCGGCCTGCCCGAAGGCTTCGACGTCCTCGTCGCCGAACAGCGCCCACGGAGAGTGGTCCGCGACGGCGTGACGGTCGACATCGACGACTCCACGCTCTTCGCCCGGCGTACGGCCTGA
- a CDS encoding 4-hydroxybenzoate 3-monooxygenase, which produces MVSEEQDAGASTPPAPTSGSVPTTASAHGEANASGGGPGTGPGPGPAAESASVVVVGAGPAGLTLANLLLAEGIDCVVVEAESREFIEQRPRAGFLEEWAVRALERRGLAGPALLGAQAQGDCEFRLGGTRHLFRYGALSGHRHIVYPQQFLVTDLVRAYADEAGGDIRFGARDVAVHGIRTESPSVTWTDPDTGRERTVVCDFVAGCDGARGSSRSAIPEGGVEVFRHDLGVGWLALLAEAPPSAERVVFGLHPQGFAAHMARSPQITRYYLECPPGDSADNWPHERVWSELRTRLAARGADPLNEGEVIERRVLDMHNYVVEPMTYGRLHLAGDAAHLVAPVAAKGLNLALNDALLLADAFRAYYREGDESGLEGYSDACLRRVWQYQDFNRWVSEIVHGPSSGDPFRAGVAAARLRRMTRSERAGRAVAALYIGSDADH; this is translated from the coding sequence GTGGTTTCGGAGGAGCAGGACGCGGGTGCCTCGACGCCCCCAGCGCCCACATCCGGGTCCGTACCCACGACCGCTTCCGCTCACGGGGAGGCGAACGCGTCCGGTGGCGGTCCCGGCACGGGCCCCGGGCCCGGTCCCGCTGCCGAGTCGGCGTCCGTCGTCGTCGTGGGCGCCGGGCCCGCCGGACTCACCCTCGCCAACCTGCTGCTCGCCGAGGGCATCGACTGCGTCGTGGTGGAGGCGGAGAGCCGCGAGTTCATCGAACAGCGGCCGCGGGCGGGCTTCTTGGAGGAGTGGGCGGTACGCGCACTCGAACGGCGCGGCCTCGCCGGGCCCGCACTGCTCGGCGCTCAGGCGCAGGGCGACTGCGAGTTCCGGCTGGGCGGCACGCGGCATCTCTTCCGCTACGGGGCGCTCTCCGGCCACCGGCACATCGTCTATCCGCAGCAGTTCCTGGTGACGGACCTGGTGCGCGCCTACGCGGACGAGGCGGGCGGAGACATCCGCTTCGGCGCCCGCGACGTCGCCGTGCACGGCATACGTACCGAAAGCCCGTCGGTGACCTGGACCGACCCGGACACCGGCCGAGAGCGGACCGTGGTCTGCGACTTCGTCGCCGGATGCGACGGCGCCCGCGGCTCGTCGCGTTCCGCGATACCGGAAGGCGGCGTCGAGGTCTTCCGTCACGATCTGGGCGTGGGCTGGCTGGCGTTGCTCGCCGAGGCGCCGCCCTCCGCGGAGCGGGTCGTCTTCGGACTGCACCCGCAGGGCTTCGCGGCGCACATGGCGCGCAGCCCGCAGATCACCCGCTACTACCTGGAGTGCCCGCCGGGCGACTCGGCGGACAACTGGCCGCACGAGCGCGTCTGGAGCGAACTGCGCACCCGGCTCGCCGCACGTGGCGCCGACCCCCTCAACGAGGGCGAGGTGATCGAACGCCGCGTCCTCGACATGCACAACTACGTTGTCGAGCCGATGACTTACGGCCGCCTCCACCTCGCGGGCGACGCGGCGCACCTGGTGGCACCCGTCGCCGCGAAGGGCCTGAACCTCGCGCTCAACGACGCGCTGCTGCTGGCCGACGCCTTCCGTGCCTACTACCGGGAGGGCGACGAGAGCGGCCTGGAGGGCTACTCGGACGCCTGTCTGCGCAGGGTGTGGCAGTACCAGGACTTCAACCGCTGGGTCTCGGAGATCGTCCACGGCCCCTCGTCAGGCGACCCGTTCCGCGCGGGTGTCGCGGCGGCCCGGCTGAGGCGCATGACCCGCTCGGAACGGGCGGGCCGCGCGGTCGCCGCGCTCTACATCGGCAGCGACGCCGACCACTGA
- a CDS encoding DUF1330 domain-containing protein has protein sequence MPAYVVSEVTVVDGEKATRYRELAAASIELYGGRYLSRGRRPEAVEGEWPDEALLIVLEFPDMDAARSWYDSPEYAEALALRATALDRRLLFVEGGYA, from the coding sequence ATGCCTGCCTACGTCGTCTCCGAAGTCACCGTCGTCGACGGCGAGAAGGCCACCCGCTACCGCGAACTGGCCGCCGCCTCCATCGAGTTGTACGGCGGGCGCTACCTCTCCCGTGGGCGGCGGCCCGAGGCGGTCGAGGGTGAGTGGCCGGACGAAGCGCTGCTGATCGTGCTGGAGTTCCCCGACATGGACGCGGCACGGAGCTGGTACGACTCCCCCGAGTACGCGGAGGCTCTCGCGCTGAGGGCCACGGCGCTGGACCGCCGGTTGCTCTTCGTCGAAGGCGGTTACGCGTAG
- a CDS encoding 2Fe-2S iron-sulfur cluster-binding protein — protein MRHERYTSAADTGSTTTVPQEMTVEEGGRSVGTVVVEPGQTLLEAGAAAGVPMPYSCTVGNCGDCMVRLRSGEVTQNEPNCLTPRQKADGYVLTCVGRPLSKVTLDIADP, from the coding sequence GTGCGCCATGAGCGCTACACCAGCGCGGCGGACACCGGGTCCACGACGACCGTGCCGCAGGAGATGACCGTCGAGGAGGGCGGGCGCTCCGTCGGCACGGTGGTGGTCGAGCCCGGCCAGACGCTGCTGGAGGCGGGAGCCGCCGCGGGAGTGCCGATGCCGTACTCCTGCACGGTCGGGAACTGCGGCGACTGCATGGTGCGGCTTCGCAGCGGAGAGGTCACGCAGAACGAGCCGAACTGCCTCACGCCACGTCAGAAGGCCGACGGCTATGTGCTGACATGCGTGGGCCGCCCCCTGTCGAAGGTCACCCTCGACATCGCCGACCCGTGA